GAGCGGGTAGTGCAGTAACAAAAGTAATCCCTTCTTTAGAAAACAAATTAACGGCAAATGCAGTTCGTGTACCTACTCCAAATGGTTCTTTGGCTATTTTATCTTTAGAACTAAATAAAGAAGTTACGCTCGACTCTGTGAACGAAGCAGTCAGAAACGAGGCTCTTAATGGTAAGCTAATTAATCAAATCTTTTATTCTGTAGATCCAGAACTGGTTTCCAATGATATCATAGGAAACACTTGTTGTTCTGTTTTTGATTCACAAGCAACCATTATTTCTAAAGACAATAAAAATGTGGTGCTATACACATGGTATGACAATGAATTTGGTTATACAAAACAGGTAATACGTTTGGCTAAATTCGTTGCAAAGGTTCAACGTTTGATTTATTATTAATCAGATATTGTTTGTAATATAATGTTAGAAATGGCTGAAGTAAACTTCAGCTATTTTTGTTTAAACCCGTTGATAATTGTGTTGTATAGAGTATATCAACATTTACCCTATATTTATGTGAATTGCTGAGGATAAAAATAGAACAACTGAGGATAAGCCCATAAACCAATTTTTCTTTGTTGATTGTTGTGTATAATCTTTCGTTTTAACCACAAATAACCAACAGTAATTTATTTTTAAAAACCCATTTTAAACACTCAAAATTATCCCATTCACATTCAAGAATAAAATGTGTAAAACAGCCATATTAAAAGGTTTGGATGTTAATATTGCGTGAACAAAGTATTGATTGACATATACACAAGCGATTGGTAAAAAATAGTTTTGCTGCTATTCACATCTGTAAATATGAATAAAATTAATTTTAAAGAATATGAATATATTTTGTTTTGTTGATAGGATAAAACCGTGAAAGAAAAACGAAACGAAAAATAATACTCTCGCTTACTTACTTTTGCGGCATCAAATTAAATAGAGATGTTGGAAAAGTTAAAACAAATTGCTTCTCAAATTGAATCATTTAAAATTGATTCATCTGCAACTTTAGAAGAGTATAGATTAAAATTCTTGGTAAAAAAAGGATTGATAAACGAGCTTGTAGATGAGTTTAGAACTATTGATAATAATTTAAAAAGAGAGGTTGGAAAAGAGTTAAACTTGTTAAAAGAGAGAGCAAACCAAAAATGGGAAGAAGCGAAAGAAAAGTTTGAATCAAACAAACCAACAAAAGAGCAAACAATTGATGTAACATTACCTGTTCATAGCGTAACATATGGAGGCAAACATCCGATTACAGAGGTGATAGATGAGATAAGTAATATTTTTGCAAGAATAGGTTTTACAACAGAAGAAGGACCTGAAATAGAAGATGATTATCACAATTTTTCTGCTTTAAATTTTCCACCAAATCATCCTGCAAGAGATATGCAGGATACTTTTTTTATTACGAATGATTTTGCATTAAGAACCCATACATCATCAGTACAAATAAGGGTAATGAAAAATGAAAAACCGCCAATCAGGGTTATTTGTCCCGGAAGAGTATATAGAAACGAGGCTGTGTCAGCAAGGTCTAATTGTTTCTTCCATCAGATAGAAGGATTGTGTATAGATAAACATATAAGCTTTGCAGACTTAAAACAGACATTGTATTTTTTTGTAAGAGAATTCTTTGGAAAAGATTTACCGGTAAGGTTTAGAGCTTCTTATTTTCCTTTTACAGAACCAAGTGCAGAAATGGATGTGTTTTTAGGAACAGAAACAGAAGAAGATTATAGGCTCACCAAAGGAACAGGTTGGTTAGAAATATTAGGATGTGGAATGGTAGATGTGAATGTGTTGCAAAATGTTGGATTAGATTCAAAAATTTATTCCGGTTATGCTTTTGGATTAGGTGTTGACAGAATAGCAATGTTAAAATATGGTATTAAAGATATACGAACATTATTTTACAACGATGTCAGGTTTTTATCACAGTTCAGTTCTTTTTAAAAAATAACAAATGCTTCCATCAGAAAAAAGAATAGGAATTATAGGAGGAGGGCAGTTGGGGAAAATGTTGGCAGAAGCCGGTTCTCCATGGTTAGTAAAATATAATTTTTTAGATATATCCGGTTCCCCTTGTGCATTGTTAGGAGGAAATTTTATTGAAGGAAAAATAACCAATGCTGACGATATAAATAAATTAGCTCTGGTTTCAGATGTGTTAACCTATGAAATAGAACATATCAACACAGATGCTATTACTAAATTAGAAGAAGAAGGGAAAAAGATTTTCCCAAAACCTTATGTACTCAA
The sequence above is drawn from the Bacteroidia bacterium genome and encodes:
- the pheS gene encoding phenylalanine--tRNA ligase subunit alpha is translated as MLEKLKQIASQIESFKIDSSATLEEYRLKFLVKKGLINELVDEFRTIDNNLKREVGKELNLLKERANQKWEEAKEKFESNKPTKEQTIDVTLPVHSVTYGGKHPITEVIDEISNIFARIGFTTEEGPEIEDDYHNFSALNFPPNHPARDMQDTFFITNDFALRTHTSSVQIRVMKNEKPPIRVICPGRVYRNEAVSARSNCFFHQIEGLCIDKHISFADLKQTLYFFVREFFGKDLPVRFRASYFPFTEPSAEMDVFLGTETEEDYRLTKGTGWLEILGCGMVDVNVLQNVGLDSKIYSGYAFGLGVDRIAMLKYGIKDIRTLFYNDVRFLSQFSSF